The segment ACCTGGTAGATGAAGTCCAGAATCCGGTTCTGGTACACCGTCACTTCCCCGTTGAAGCGCGGATTGGCGTGCCAGTTCACGGTCAGGCCGGTGTTGAGGGCCGTTTCGGGCAGTAGCGGCGTGGCGCCGGGTATCAGGTCGTTGCCTAGCTCATACATACCGTTGTGCACACCTTCGCTAAACCGCTCGTTGGCCGCCGGAGCCCGCCGCGTCAGGCCCGTATTCAGGCTGAAGGTGAAGTGGGCCGAGGGGTCGTAGGTGGCACCCAGGGAGGCGGCGGGAGTAGTGTACTGAAACCGGCTGCGGTCCACGAAGAAAGCGCCGTTGGCGGCCCGGTCGCCGCGCTTCACGGCCAGGTCACGCCGGTCGAGGCGCAGGCCGCCTTCGAGCAGCCAGGCGCCCCACTGCCATTTTTCAATCCAGAAAGCGCCACCAATCAGGTTGGTGTAGTAGGGAATAAACTGCCGGCTACCGTTGGCGTAGCGGTTAGCCTGGTAAGTGCCGGCCAGGCCCACGCTGCCCCGAAAGTAGTGCCAGGGCTTGTGCTCCCACAGCAGCTCGGCGGTGCTGGTGCGGTTGGTGTAGCTCAGCTCGGGCTTGTTGAGGCTGGCCAGGTTGTCGTTGCGGGGCCGGAACTTGTCGTACTCGTCCCGGAAGTCGGTTTGCTGAGCTAGGGTGAGCTGGAACTGGCCCGCCGCGCCGGTCTGCACAAAGCCCGTGAGCTTGGCCACATCGTGGCGCACGTGTTGGTAGGCCCGGTCAATGGCGTAGCTGAAGCCGGTGGTTTCCAGCGGCTCGGTCCGGGCAATGGCCAGCAGCAAATCCGTCTTGCTTTCGGCGTGCGACGCCGGCAAAATGCCAATGCGGGTGTTGAACTGGCTGTAGAAAACTTCCAGTCCGTACGTCGGCTTACGCCAGCCCACGGCCCCGGAAAAGTTCTGCTCGGCGAAGCCGGAGTTCTTCAGGTAGTAGTCGGGGGTGCGCATGGTGCCGGCGCGCCGCAAAGAGCCCTGGGCCCGCCAACTCAGGGCCGGCAGCCGGCGCAGATTGCCGTCCAGCGTGGCGGAGGTGGCGCCCAGGCCGTTGTTGCTCATACCCACCAGGCTCAGGTCGGCGCTGATGCCGGCCGAGTCCCGCAGCGGCTTGGGCTCTACCAGCACCACGCCGCCAATGGCGTCGGAGCCGTAGCGTACACTGGCCGCCCCCTTCACCACCGTGAGGCGGGAGGCAATGAAGGGGTCAATTTCCGGTCCGTGCTCCACGCCCCACTGCTGGCCTTCCTGGCGCACCCCGTTGTTGAGAATCGTGACGCGGTTGGAGTGCAGCCCGTGCACCATGGGCTTGAAAATGCCCGGCCCGGTCTGAATAGCCGTGACGCCCGCCATCTTCTGCAGAGCTTCGCCCAGGGCCTGACCCCGGGTCTGCTGCAGGGCCTGCCCGGCCAATACCGCCGTGGGCTGGGTGGTGGGCGCGGCCGTGCGCTGGCCCTGGACCAGCGCGCTGTTAAGCAGAATGGCGTCGGGGTGCAACTGAAAATCCCGAATGACGGCCCCCGCCACGCGCACTTCGGCCGCCTCCGGGCTGTAGCCCAGGTAGGAAACCTGCACGTGGTAAAGGCCCGCGCAAACGTGGAAGTGGTAGTTGCCGGCCGCATCGGTCTGGGTAGCCTGCTGCGTTTCCAGCAGCACCACCGTAGCGCCCGGCAGCCCCTCCCGCGACTCGTGGTCGGTGGCGTGGCCGCTCAAGGAGAGCGTGCATTCGGGCACCTGCTGGGCTGCCTGCGCCACGGCGGTTGCAGCTAACAGCCACAGCCACAGTGCACACGCTGCCCTAGCAACTGCCAGGAAGCGAGAATCCATAAAAGAAAAGGGAAGCCAGTGGGTAAAACCACTGCTGCGCATGGGGCGTCTCAACGGCGCTGGGCCACGTTGAGGTTAGGCCCCAGCCGGACGCCAAAGCCCGGCCGGAGCTAGCAGCAGCTCATTACTCGAACGTTTACCCTTGGCTGGGCGGGCCGCGCAAATCGGCCGTCGACGGGTGGGTGGCCAGCCATACGGAAGTGCCCCGCTCGGTGGTGGGGGCGGCATAACCCGTAAACAACGTAAACTCCAGGGGCGTGGCCGCCTGGAAAGGCACGTCGTAGAAATGGTCGACGGCGCAGTGCTGGTGCTTGGCCGAGAGCAGGGCTTTGCCTTTGGGCGCGCCGGGCTGCTGGGCGGCTTCTTCCGTGGTGTGCTGGTGCGCGTGCAAGGCCAGGACCCACGTATCCGGCAGCAGCACCCGCGTAAAGCAGAGCAGCAACAGAATAGCTAACCGGGACCGAAGTGCGTGCATTTGCAACAATGTGTCAGGAGTGGCCCAAAGGTAAAACAAATTACGAATCAGCAAAACCAGCAGGGACCTTCTTGGCTAAGGTCGGTAAGTATTGCTGCGGGGATATATTAAACGATTTTAAATGAGCAGCTTGTGAGCAAATGGCAGCAGCGGTACGACGCCCTGGCTTGCTTTATTGCTAACGCCGTCGGCAGGAGGAGCAATGGTTGGCCTGGGGTTGGAAAGGCTGGAGTTCGGAAACCAGGTCTACTGCAAATTATATGTTTACTATTGTATAAGTACAATAACGTACTGGGGCTCAAATTGAATAATAATATATTCTGGCCCTGTAGGGTTGTCAATAAGTGCAATTTTATATAAGTTGCTGGCTCTATTGCTTTTCTGATTTTCGAACCCAAATTTAGCCGGCCGGTTACAAAGCGTAGTTAAGCAGGCAAGCTGGGGCCGTAGTCGAAAAATTATAGATTTGCACTTTGCTCAACTTACCTTTGTTGTATTGCCAGCTACCAGTTCGTAGTTGGAGTTGCCTAGTATGACCAAGCCCGATTCTCTTTTTCTTCATTACGACAAAGGCCTGCGCCTGCTGCGCTGGCAATGGCGCGGTCCTATTCAGGCAGCCCAGTTTCAGGCTGCCTTCTATCATTTGGTAGAACTTTCAGAAAAAGAGAAGGTTAGACGCTGGTTGGTGGATACAACCGATATGCCCGTCGTGGGTATCGACGAGCAAGCCTGGCTGAGCGAAACCTGGCTGCCGCTGTTTGCCCGGCTGCAGGTAACCGACATTGCTATTATTCTGCCGACCAGCCTGCACAATCAGCTGGTGGTGGAAACGGTACTGGCTGACGGGCAGCGCTACGACTGTGGAGAAATTCAATTCTTTTCCGATGTCACTTCCGCCCTCGACTGGCTGACCAACTCCTCGGGCCGTGGCCCTGAGCTGGAGCAGGAATGGCTGGCGGTGAACTTCGCTGAGCTAGAAAAGTTAAATAAGCCGGCTACTGGCAAAGCCGTGGAGTCAGCTAACCACTTCTCTGATACGTTCTAATTGGCCCGCCCTGGCTGAAGAGAGTCGTCCCGAAAGGGGCGGCTTTTTCTTTTTCCGGAAGTAAACAATTGCGCTGTCAAACTGGCAGGGCAGAAGTCGTGGAACAGGTTTTGAGACGGGCCTTGGTACGGAACGCGGGCTGCGGAAGCTGGCGTTTCGTCCGGATTCTTAATTTCAAACCCTTTTGCCAACGCGCTATGCAAGAGAAAGGTAGCATCTCGATTCACACCGAGAATATCTTCCCCATCATTAAGAAGTTTCTCTACTCCGACCACGAAATCTTCCTGCGGGAGCTGGTTTCCAACGCCGTAGACGCCACCCAGAAGCTCAAGAGCCTGGGGCAGCTGGGCGAGTTCAAGGGGGAGCTGGGCGAACTGAAGGTGAAGGTGAGCGTGGACAAGGAAGCCCGCACCATCACCATTTCGGACCGCGGCCTGGGCATGACGGCCGAGGAAATCAAGAAGTACATCAACCAGATTGCCTTCTCTGGCGCCACCGAGTTTGTGGAGCAGTACAAGGAGAAGGACACGGCCGCCAAAGACCAGATCATCGGACAGTTCGGCCTGGGTTTCTACTCGGCCTTCATGGTGGCCGACAACGTGGAAATCTTCTCCAAGAGCTACAAGGAAGATACCGAAGGCGCCCACTGGACCTGCGACGGCAGCACCGAGTTCAGCCTCGAAACCACCGACAAAGCTGACCGGGGTACCGACGTGGTGCTCCACGTAGCCGCCGATTCCGACGAATTCCTGGAAGCGGCCCGCCTGCGCACCATCCTGACCAAGTACTGCAAGTTCCTGCCCATCGAAATCGAGTTCGAGGGCGAGGTTATCAACCAGACCCAGCCGATTTGGGCCAAGCAGCCCGCCGAGCTGACCGACGAGGACTACACCAAGTTCTACCAGGAGCTGTACCCCTTCTCCGAGCCGCCGCTGTTCTGGATTCACCTCAACGTGGACTATCCGTTCAACCTGACCGGGATTCTCTATTTCCCCAAGGTGAAGGACGAGCTGCAATTCTCGCGCAACAAAATCCAGCTGTACTCGCGCCAGGTGTTCATCACCGACGAAGTGAAGGACGTGGTGCCCGAGTTCCTGATGCTGCTCCACGGCGTGATTGACTCGCCCGATATTCCGCTGAACGTGTCGCGCAGCTTCCTGCAGGCCGATGCCGCGGTGAAGAAAATCAACACCTACATTACCAAGAAGGTCGCCGATAAGCTCAGCGAGCTGTACCGCAAGGACCGCGCGGGCTTCGAGGAGAAATGGTCGGACATCGGGCTGTTCGTCAAGTACGGCATGCTCTCCGACGAGAAGTTCTACGACAAGGCCAAGGACTTCGTGCTGCTGCAGAACACGGCCGGCAAGTTCTTTACCCTGAGCGAGTACCAGGAGTTCGTGCAGGCCAACCAGAAGGACAAGAGCGAGCAGACCGTGGTGCTCTACACCACCGACCCGGAAACCCAGCACAGCTTCGTGCAGGCCGCCCTCGACCGAGGCTACGACGTGCTCAAGCTCGACACCGTGCTCGACTCCCACTTTATCGGGCAGCTGGAGCAGAAGCTGGAGAAAGTCACCTTCAAGCGCGTGGACGCCGACACCATCGGCAAGCTCATCGAGAAGGACGAGGCCACTGAGAGCGTGCTGTCAGACGACGACAAGACCAAACTGCAGGAACTCTTCACCAAGGCCATCAGCAACCCGAATATGAACGTGCAGGTGGAGGCCCTTTCGCCCCAGGACGCGCCGGTCATTATCACCGTGCCCGAGTTTATGCGCCGGATGAAGGATATGCAGCGCGCCGGTGGGGGAGGAGGCATGCAGATGTTTGGCTCCCTGCCCGATACCTACAGCGTGAGCGTAAATGCCAACCACCCCGTGGCCCAGCGCGTGCTCAGCGCCGATGATGAAGCCAGCCAGAAACTGGCCCGCCAAGCCTTCGACCTGGCTTTGCTGGCCCAGGGCCTGCTGAAAGGCGAAGCTCTGACGGCCTTCGTCAAGCGCAGCGCCGACTTGCTGACGGCTTAGTGGTGAACTGGTGAAGTGGTCAAATGGTGAGTTTGTCGTCCAAACGCAGCCATTTGACTTTTCTGTAACAGCAATAGACAACGGCTCTGGTGGCATTTGCTGCCGGAGCCGTTTGGGTTTTAGGAACTAGCCGAACATCAAACTCACCATTTCACTACCTCACCACCTCACCGCTGGGGCACTAATTCCCTATATCTTTACGTTCGACCCTTCGAATTCTGTCAGCTTCGTTGATGCGCCCACCTCGGTTTTCCTTTCTGCCCTTTTTGCTCGCTCTGGTTTTGCTCGTGGTGGCGGCCTGCAGCAAAAAGACGGTTTCCTTTAACAGCAAACCCGAAACGCCCGGCCTGGCTACCATCCGGCCCGACTCGCTGACCAACCTCAGCGACACGACCAAGGCGCCCTCGTTGGACACCAAGCGCCTGGCCATGACCAAGGAGCAGGAGCGGGCCGCCAAGGAGAAAGAGAAGGCTGCCCAGCGCAAGCCCAAGAAGAAAAAGAACGTGTTCCTGGGCGAGAAGATCAAGAAGAGCTTCACCAAGTCGGGGCCGAAGGGGCGCAACCAGATTATCGAGCAGTTCTACTACCTCAAGACCTTTCAGCAGCCCAACGAGTACGCCCCGGCCCTGTATTACTTCAACCCCAAGAAGCGCAAGATCTTTAAGTCGACGGCTGAGCTGAACCCGGCTACCGACAAGGTGCTGCACGGGCCCTACAAAAAGCTGCAGGGCGGTAAGGTGGTCGAAACCGGCTACTTCGCCCTGGGCACCCGCCACCTGCGTTGGGAGCGGCTCAACAAGGACAATGAGTTGCTGACCAAGACCCATTACGAAATGGGCTTCCCCCGCGACGCGGCCGTGACCTACTACGACGCCGAGAAGAAGAAAATCAAGGAAGTCATTCCCTACGTGGCCGGTAAGATAGAAGGCGACTACGTGCGCTACCTCGAAAACGGGCAGCGCGACTGGGACGGGCAGTTTGAGAACGGCAAGAAAGTCGGCGTCTGGACCAAATACTGGGGCTTCCGCAACCGCCGCCACTACGAGTACCAGTACGGGGCGTCGGGCTACGACCCCGAGGTGGCCGAGCCCGAGCTGGTGCGCGAATACAACCGCAACTCGGTGCTGGTTTACGACAAGGAAAAGGGCATCGACAAGCGCGACGCCGTTTCGGACCGGCCCGGTGCCAAAAAGTAGGCGGGCTTCCGGATAGTAGTACCAAGGCTCATCCCGCGCGGGATGAGCCTTTTTTGTGCCTGCTTAGGTTAGTAAAAGGCGTCCTCGAAGTGCTCAATCCGAAACCCGGTGCTCGAGGGGGTAAGGGCCACGATGTCGAAGCGGATGTCGCCCTGCCAGTTGGTTTCGAGTTGGAACTGCTCGGCGGCCAGCCGAAACAGCTGGCGCTTGCGCTCCGTCACGAACTCCTCCGGAAACCCATACTGCGTCGAGGAGCGGGTCTTTACTTCGACAAAAACCAGCAGGGCTGCTCCGTGCTGGGCAATCAAGTCGACCTCGGCCCGGCGGTAGCGGTAGCCTTGCCGGAGCACGGTGTAGCCCAGGCCGGTCAGGAAGGCGCTGGCGGCGGTTTCGCCGGCCTGCCCGAGTTCGTGCGCAGCGTGGGTCATAGGGGAGCAAGCAAAGTCAGCCAATTGGGGTTGGGTCTAAATCTAGTACCTTTGCGCGCTTTCTGTAGTAGCGCCCGACCGGAATTACCGTACGTGGCTGAGCTGGCTGGCTAGTTCCAAAGTGCGGCCGTTTCGCCTGGCCGGTCATCATCCGCTCTGCCGCGGAAGCGTCGGTTGTTTGGTCTTTCCCTGAGTTGATTATGTCCCAATACAGTTCCTGCACCGCATCAACTCCTGAGTCCTCGCCCGTGGCCGCCGCGCCGCTGGTGCCGGGCCGGTGGGTGGAAGTCCGCTCCCTGGGCCTGGCCGACTACGAAACGACCTGGGCCTACCAGGAGGAGCTGCTGGCTTCCACGCTGGCCATCAAGACCCGCAACCGTCAGGCGGCTGAGGAAGGCCGGGCCCCCGAGCCCACGCCCAACTACCTGCTGCTCTGCCAACACCCGCACGTGTACACTCTGGGCAAAAGTGGTAAGCCCGAGCACCTGCTGCTCGACGCCGAAGGCCTGGCCCGGCACGGCGCCACGTTTCACCGCATCAACCGCGGCGGCGACATCACCTACCACGGCCCCGGCCAGCTGGTGGGCTACCCCATTCTGGACCTGGAGAATTTCTTCACCGACATTCACCGCTACCTGCGCCTGCTTGAAGAAGCCGTTATCCTGACCCTGGCCGACTACGGCCTGTCGGCCGGCCGCATTGCCGGCCTCACCGGCGTCTGGCTCGACTTTGCGGAAGGCGCCCCCAACCCGCGTAAAATCTGCGCCATGGGCGTCAAGTGCAGCCGTTGGGTGACTATGCACGGCTTTGCCCTGAACATCAACTCCGACCTCTCGTATTTCGGCTACATCGTGCCCTGCGGCATCACCGACAAAGCAGTGACGTCGCTGCAGCAGGAGCTGGGCCGCGCGGTGCCGTTGCCCGAAGTAGAGCAGCGGCTGGTACGTCATCTGGCCCACGTCTTCGGCGCCGAATTCTATGTTGCCTGATTCATGAAAGAACATATTTCCTTCGACCCGGTAGAGGGGGTATCCATTGCCATTGTTCCCGACCAAGTGGGCGCTGCTGAAGAAGCAGTGGCGACTTGGCAGGTGTACCTGCTCAACCACAACCCCTATCCGCTGAGCAACGTCATCGTCAGTTCCAACGGCTACGGAGTGCAGAGCGACGGGGAAAACGTCCGAACCTCTACGCTGCGGCACGTTATCCTGGAAGTCGAACCGCATACGGCCGTGCCCATTGAGCCCATCGACCCCGCGTTGTTTCACCTCAACAATCAGTACTGGGTAAGCTACTACCGGGGCTCCCAGATCTTCGACAAGAAGTTCATCTTCGTTCCCGATTCGATAGTTGCCGCCAACCTGATTCATATTGCTTTGCTAGACCGTGAAGGCGTGCTGCATAGCTAACCTACTATTCGCAGACGGCGGGAGGTGAAAAGTCCTGGCTATTTGCTTAATTTTGAGCCGATACGTGATGAATGCACTCGGAATTCAGTTGGGGTTGTCCTTTCTCTGGGCATTTTTGGTAGCACTGTTTGCGGTGCCGTCCATTATTTACATTGCCCACCTGAAGAATATGCTCGATACGCCCAACGTGCGTACCGTGCACGAATCCCTCACGCCCCGGCTCGGCGGCGTGGCCGTGTTTGCGGGGTTCATGTCGGCCCTGACTATTTTCGCCGACCTCGGCAACGGAATTCAGCAGCTGCTGGCCGGTTGCATCGTATTGTTCTTCGTGGGGCTGAAAGATGACTTGGTGAGTATTTCGGTTTCCAAGAAGTTTGTGGGCCAACTGCTGGCCACCGGCGTGGTCATGATTATGGCTGATATCCGCGTCACCAGCTTTCAGGGCATCCTTGGCATTCACGAGCTGCCCATTGGCATCAGCTACGCCTTCACCTTTCTAGCCATTGTCGGCATTACCAACGCCATCAACCTCATTGATGGTCTCGACGGCCTAGCCGGTACCATCGTCCTGATTATCACCAGCACCTACGGCTACTACTTTGCCCGCTACGGTGGGGCGGGGTACGGCAACTACGTCTTCGTATCCGTCTGCCTGATTGGCGGCATGCTGGGCTTTCTGCGCTATAACTTTCACCGGGCCAGTATCTTCATGGGCGACACAGGCTCCTTGGTTTGCGGCTTTATCGTCTCCATCCTCACGATTCAGTTCATCGAAATGGGTTTGAAGGTGGGTGGGCCTTTTTCTACTTCCTCCCCGGCCGTGGCCATTGGCATTTTATTCGTGCCTCTATTCGACACGCTGCGGGTATTTATCGTGCGCATGATGGCCGGCCGCTCGCCCTTCTCCCCGGATAAAAACCACGTGCACCACCGGATTCTGGCTATGGGCTTCCAGCAAATCAGCACCGTTATGCTACTTGGCTTGCTCAACCTGGTTGTAATTCTGTTTGTCATCAACTTCGCGGCCCTCGGCAACATGCTGCTCATTGGTTGCTTGGTAGGGTTTTCCGTGCTGATCAGCATCTTTCTGGGCGTCTACCAGAGCCGTAGTGCCCAGCAGCGCGTTGCTTCCTAAGCACCCACCTCTAGCGCAAATGGCTGGTTCGAGTTTCTCTCGCTACATGCGCTGCCTGCTAGGCCTGCTCCTGGCTCTTACATGCGCCACTGGCTTGGCCGCCGAGTACCGGCCTCTTCCTCCAGCTGCCAAGGGTGGCTTATCATCCGACTGGCTGATCCACGACGCGGCGCGCAACCGCTTAGTACTTTACCTGCCCGATTATCACAGCCCGGCCCTGGCGTATTACCAATGGGTTTCCGTGCGACCCAGTCGCCCCTTCTCCATCAGCTTTGCCGCTCCCAAAGGCCTGAGTGTTTTTCTGGACAATCGGCTGGTTTTTTCTGCGGCTTCTTCCGCCTCCTACACGCTCGACGTTGCCCGGTTGCTGCCAGCCGGTGCAGGCCCCGGCCCGCATTTGCTCTGCGTGTGGCACCCCGAAACGCCTCCCAACCTATCAACTTTCACCAATGCCTTGCCCACTGTGCGCACGGCCAACAAAAGCGCGGCCCCAGCCGTTGCTGTGCAGCCCTTGCCGCGGGGGCACCAGGGGCAGAATGTTTTTCTGTGCTTCCTGCTGCTTATCGGTTTGCTCTACGGCAGCATCCGTTCGGCCTACCAGCCCGGCTTTGCCCGCATCTACCACTTCGAAGGGCTGTGGGGTAAGCCCACTAATGACCAGGACTTCCTGACCAAGCCCACCGTAACCTGGCTCAATCTGCTGCTGGTGATGGTGTTTTCGCTGTCATTTGCCTTGCTTTTGGTGGCTATTCACACCAATATTCAGAGTATTATTATTCTGCGTCGCCTGTTCGACGTGCCCGAGTCGGCCATTGTAGTGCGCGTTTTGTTCTACGCCATCCTGATTGCCTCCTTTGTGCTCGGCAAATACTTATTTCTGGAGGTAATGGGCTACATTTTCGACGTAACCCAATTGGTCATGGTGCAGTACCGCGAGTTTATGCGCACCATTTTGTTCATGGGACTTTTCCTGCCGGGGGTCATGCTCCTCTACCTCGGACTGAACCAGACCTTGCCTGAAACTGTCTTGTGGGTATCCAACGGGGTGGTTTCCTTGATGTTGATTGGTACGGTCATCCGCATTGGGCGCACGTTGCACCGGCGCGCGTCTTTACTAAATCTGCATTTGTTTTCGTACCTTTGCGCCACAGAAGTGATTCCCTTGATCATTCTGCTCAAATTGATTGTATTTACTTACTAATCTCTCTGTCGCAGAAGCTCTTCTACTACTTCAACGCCGCCTTATTGCCTTAGCTTTACTCTTTCTTTTACCCTATGGCCGAGAGCACAGACAAACCGGGGACGGGCCGTCACGCGAAGCGTATTTCCAGCATCCTGGTTACCCAGCCTAAGCCCACAAACGACGTCTCCCCCTACTTCAGCATTGCCGAGAAGTACGGTATCAAAGTTGACTTCCGTGAGTTCATCCAGGTCGACCCCGTTTCCTACAAGGACTTCCGCAAGGAGAAAGTCAACATCGCCGAGCATACGGCAGTTATTTTCACCAGCCGCAATGCCGTCGACCACTTCTTCCGCATTTGTCAGGAAGCCAAGCTGGAAATGCCGGCCGAAATGAAGTATTTCTGCATTTCGGAGCAAACTGCCAATTACTTGCAAAAGTACATTGTGCTGCGTAAGCGCAAGCTCTTCGTGGGCCAGCGCACGGCCGCCGACCTGTTTGATGTTATCAAGAAGCACAAGGGCGAAAAGTTTCTGTATCCCTGCTCCGATATTCGCAAAGACGATATTCCGGAGTTTATGCGGGCCAATAACTTTAAGTTCACGGAAGCCGTCATCTACCACACTGTGGCCAGCGACTTGTCCGACCTCTCGGACGTGAAGTACGACTGTATTGCGTTTTTCAGTCCTTCCGGCATTAGCTCCCTGTTTATCAACTTCCCCGATTTTGAGCAGAATGGGACGCGTATCGCCGCTTTTGGACCTACTACCGCCAAAGCGGTTTTAGATGCTGGCCTAGAACTAGATATTGAAGCGCCGCAGCCCAATGCTCCGTCGATGACGGGGGCAATAGAAGCTTATATTCGCCTGCATCACGGGCCTGATGTAGGAAAAGAGAAAAGTAAAAGCGGCAAACAAAACGCTTAACACGTAAAACAAGCGGACGGGCACTAAAAAGCCCGTCCGCTTGTTTGTTTCACAGATTTGTTACAGAGGGTTTTTTGTATACATTTGGAAAGAGCTACTTTGGCCCGCCCCAGCCCTAACAGGCCATAAATCAGACAGTTCGATGAAAAGAACTCTACTTTCTATACTGCTGAGCTCCGCAACTTTCTCTGTTGCCTTTGCTCAACAACAGCCGCAGTTTAGCCATTATGGCTTCAACGGGATGTACCTGAACCCAGCCTATGCTGGTATAAAGGGCCAGGGAGAAATTACAACGCTTGGGCGCTATCAATATCTGGGATACAATGCCACCTTCGACGACGGCGGCTCGCCCCAGACCTATACCCTTAGTGCCTCCTTGCCAGTTGCCGCTGTTGGGGGCGGCATTGGGCTTAGCGTGTTCCGCGACAGAATAGCGCAGTCGAGTATTACGAACGTGCAGCTATCATACTCCAAACACCTGAAGGTGGGAGAAGGTAAACTAGGTATCGGCGTTCAAGGCATCTTCAATCACCTAAGCAAGGGCCAATACCGTCCGGCCGATGAGAAACCGGATGCCGCCGTACCCCGGGATGGCTCAGATCAAAAGTTCGATGCTGGCATAGGGGTCTGGTATGAGTCGGATAAGCTCTATGCCGGTCTGAGCACAAACAACTTGTTGCGAGCCGAATACCGGTTTAAAAGTGAGGGAGGAACGAACAGCGCCAAGGTGATTGGTGAAAATCACGCCTATCTGACCGCTGGCTACAATATCGAGGCTTCTCCGTCCGTTGTCGTTACCCCCACGGCTCTTGTGAAGATGGTATTACCCGGGAAGTTTGGTGACAATAACAAATTCACTTTCAAGAACAACTCGTACGAAGCCGGCGTGCGCGCTACGCTCAACGATAAGTTCTGGGGAGGAGTGGGGTACCGCTACGATGAGTCAATTACAGGCATGTTAGGCATGAGCTTTGCTAAAGACAATGCTTTGCGCTTTGGCTACGCATTTGACTTTATTGCATTTAATCAAGAAGCACGTGCATTCAGCTCCCACGAAATTATGCTCTCTTACCGGCTGCCCAAGCCCGGTCCAGCTACCCGTCCAGCTATCCGTACACCCCGATACAGCTTCTAATTTCGGGGGGATAATTTAAGATTGTTGGTTCGTTGGTAGTGAGAATGGTTAATTTGTGGGGCTTTTACACTAACTCTCTGCTTTCCATCGTTTAACCGGTATCTACCCCGGTTCGTAGACAAAAGCTAAGCATTGGGCGACGGGCTTGCGAACGAATGTAATATTCGCTAGATTTGCCGGCTCGTTAAATTGTAATCTTAGGGTATCGCCGCCTGAACAGTCTTTTTTTCCTTAACATGAACAAGTTTCTCGTATTGCCTCTCGTAGCCCTGTCGGCGCTGTTTCTGGGAGGCTGTGGTTTCGGCAAAGGACCGCAAGGCGATTTGGTCGGAGCGGAGGACCGCCCCGAGTTCAATCCGCAGGAAGTTCCCTTTGGCATGGTACCCTGCCCCGGCGGGACGTTCCACATGGGTCAAACCGATCAGGACATCTCGGCGTCCATGGTCAACATGAACAAGCAGGTGACTATCGCTGGCTTCTACATGGATGAGACGGAGATTACCAACAATGAGTACCGTCAGTTCATGAACGCTATCCGCCAGGACTCTATCGACGTGCTAGGCGAGGAGTATGTGATGACGGAGCTCTATCCTGACACTACCGTATGGGTTCGGGACTTCACCTACCACATGGGTGATCCGCTG is part of the Hymenobacter chitinivorans DSM 11115 genome and harbors:
- a CDS encoding MraY family glycosyltransferase — translated: MVALFAVPSIIYIAHLKNMLDTPNVRTVHESLTPRLGGVAVFAGFMSALTIFADLGNGIQQLLAGCIVLFFVGLKDDLVSISVSKKFVGQLLATGVVMIMADIRVTSFQGILGIHELPIGISYAFTFLAIVGITNAINLIDGLDGLAGTIVLIITSTYGYYFARYGGAGYGNYVFVSVCLIGGMLGFLRYNFHRASIFMGDTGSLVCGFIVSILTIQFIEMGLKVGGPFSTSSPAVAIGILFVPLFDTLRVFIVRMMAGRSPFSPDKNHVHHRILAMGFQQISTVMLLGLLNLVVILFVINFAALGNMLLIGCLVGFSVLISIFLGVYQSRSAQQRVAS
- a CDS encoding DUF4271 domain-containing protein, whose translation is MRCLLGLLLALTCATGLAAEYRPLPPAAKGGLSSDWLIHDAARNRLVLYLPDYHSPALAYYQWVSVRPSRPFSISFAAPKGLSVFLDNRLVFSAASSASYTLDVARLLPAGAGPGPHLLCVWHPETPPNLSTFTNALPTVRTANKSAAPAVAVQPLPRGHQGQNVFLCFLLLIGLLYGSIRSAYQPGFARIYHFEGLWGKPTNDQDFLTKPTVTWLNLLLVMVFSLSFALLLVAIHTNIQSIIILRRLFDVPESAIVVRVLFYAILIASFVLGKYLFLEVMGYIFDVTQLVMVQYREFMRTILFMGLFLPGVMLLYLGLNQTLPETVLWVSNGVVSLMLIGTVIRIGRTLHRRASLLNLHLFSYLCATEVIPLIILLKLIVFTY
- a CDS encoding uroporphyrinogen-III synthase, coding for MAESTDKPGTGRHAKRISSILVTQPKPTNDVSPYFSIAEKYGIKVDFREFIQVDPVSYKDFRKEKVNIAEHTAVIFTSRNAVDHFFRICQEAKLEMPAEMKYFCISEQTANYLQKYIVLRKRKLFVGQRTAADLFDVIKKHKGEKFLYPCSDIRKDDIPEFMRANNFKFTEAVIYHTVASDLSDLSDVKYDCIAFFSPSGISSLFINFPDFEQNGTRIAAFGPTTAKAVLDAGLELDIEAPQPNAPSMTGAIEAYIRLHHGPDVGKEKSKSGKQNA
- a CDS encoding PorP/SprF family type IX secretion system membrane protein; the protein is MKRTLLSILLSSATFSVAFAQQQPQFSHYGFNGMYLNPAYAGIKGQGEITTLGRYQYLGYNATFDDGGSPQTYTLSASLPVAAVGGGIGLSVFRDRIAQSSITNVQLSYSKHLKVGEGKLGIGVQGIFNHLSKGQYRPADEKPDAAVPRDGSDQKFDAGIGVWYESDKLYAGLSTNNLLRAEYRFKSEGGTNSAKVIGENHAYLTAGYNIEASPSVVVTPTALVKMVLPGKFGDNNKFTFKNNSYEAGVRATLNDKFWGGVGYRYDESITGMLGMSFAKDNALRFGYAFDFIAFNQEARAFSSHEIMLSYRLPKPGPATRPAIRTPRYSF